A single region of the Tachyglossus aculeatus isolate mTacAcu1 chromosome X1, mTacAcu1.pri, whole genome shotgun sequence genome encodes:
- the IL12B gene encoding interleukin-12 subunit beta: MHHQQLFLSIFSLVLLATPLAAKWELEKNVYVVESDWHPDAAAEEVELTCDSSEEDVTWTLGQNSKLLGTGKTLTVQVKEFVEAGNYSCWHGEEVVGHSFLLIHKKEEGIGSTDILKDWKEPKIKTFLKCEAKSYSGAFTCSWLTDVRSMDLKFTIKGSKDSSVSQGVTCGQPLLSEEKVLVGVKEYNEYTAECQVSFCMYAEESQPIKVVLDAIEKNKYENYTSKFFIRDIIKPDPPTNLQLKPSTNSHKPVEVTWEYPQSWSTPHSYFSLTFQVQIHTPGKKEKILMADGTSVNVKCHKETKIRVQARDCYYHSSWSKWASVSCNDVSGAVGAICNGPEIKGSVDAFSTHFTLQKCPGYCQGITLKCRVEMGISEGAAYLATALLT, from the exons ATGCATCATCAACAGCTGTTCTTGTCCATATTTTCTTTGGTTTTGTTGGCAACTCCACTTGCAGCCAAATGGGAACTGGAGAAAAATG TTTATGTTGTAGAGTCAGATTGGCATCCTGATGCCGCAGCTGAAGAGGTGGAGCTCACGTGTGATTCATCTGAAGAGGATGTCACCTGGACATTAGGCCAAAACAGCAAGCTCTTGGGAACCGGCAAGACATTGACTGTTCAAGTCAAAGAATTTGTGGAAGCTGGAAACTACTCCTGTTGGCATGGAGAGGAGGTGGTGGGCCACTCATTTCTGCTGATCcacaagaaagaagaaggaattgGATCCACCGATATTTTAAAGGACTGGAAAG AACCCAAAATCAAGACATTTTTAAAATGTGAAGCCAAGAGTTATTCTGGTGCTTTCACATGCTCGTGGCTGACAGATGTCAGGAGTATGGATTTGAAATTCACCATCAAGGGCAGTAAGGA CTCCTCCGTCTCCCAAGGAGTAACATGTGGACAGCCTTTGCTTAGTGAAGAAAAAGTCCTAGTAGGAGTCAAGGAATACAACGAATACACAGCCGAGTGCCAAGTGAGCTTCTGCATGTATGCTGAAGAAAGCCAGCCGATTAAAGTTGTCCTTGATGCTATTGAGAAAAATAAATACGAAAACTACACCAGCAAGTTTTTCATCAGGGATATTA tcAAACCAGATCCACCTACCAACTTGCAGCTAAAACCCTCCACCAACAGTCATAAGCCTGTGGAAGTGACCTGGGAATACCCCCAGAGCTGGAGCACCCCGCATTCCTATTTCTCTCTAACTTTCCAAGTTCAGATTCATACTCCTGGCAAAAAAGAAAAG ATCCTGATGGCGGACGGGACCTCAGTTAATGTCAAATGCCACAAAGAAACCAAGATTCGAGTCCAGGCCAGAGATTGCTATTATCATTCGTCTTGGAGCAAGTGGGCATCGGTGTCCTGCAATGACGTGAGTGGGGCTGTAGGAGCCATATGTAATGGCCCAGAGATCAAGGG GTCAGTGGATGCTTTTTCAACTCACTTTACCCTGCAGAAGTGTCCCGGGTATTGCCAAGGGATAACTTTGAAGTGTAGGGTTGAGATGGGCATCTCTGAGGGAGCAGCCTACCTAGCTACAGCTCTGCTGACGTGA